A stretch of Lactuca sativa cultivar Salinas chromosome 6, Lsat_Salinas_v11, whole genome shotgun sequence DNA encodes these proteins:
- the LOC111890598 gene encoding histone H3.2, translated as MARTKQTARKSTGGKAPRKQLATKAARKSAPATGGVKKPHRFRPGTVALREIRKYQKSTELLIRKLPFQRLVREIAQDFKTDLRFQSSAVAALQEASEAYLVGLFEDTNLCAIHAKRVTIMPKDMQLARRIRGERA; from the coding sequence ATGGCCAGAACCAAGCAAACTGCCCGCAAATCCACCGGTGGAAAGGCTCCCAGAAAGCAGCTCGCTACTAAAGCTGCTCGAAAATCAGCTCCGGCGACCGGAGGTGTGAAGAAGCCACACAGATTCAGGCCAGGAACTGTTGCCCTAAGAGAGATCCGTAAGTACCAGAAGAGTACAGAGTTGTTGATCCGCAAACTTCCATTTCAGAGACTCGTGAGAGAAATCGCTCAAGATTTCAAGACAGATTTGAGGTTCCAGAGCAGTGCTGTTGCTGCGCTTCAAGAGGCGTCGGAGGCTTACTTGGTGGGTTTGTTTGAAGATACTAATTTGTGTGCGATTCATGCTAAGAGGGTTACAATTATGCCTAAGGATATGCAATTGGCCAGAAGGATTCGAGGTGAGAGGGCTTAG
- the LOC111890600 gene encoding histone H3.2 gives MARTKQTARKSTGGKAPRKQLATKAARKSAPATGGVKKPHRFRPGTVALREIRKYQKSTELLIRKLPFQRLVREIAQDFKTDLRFQSSAVAALQEASEAYLVGLFEDTNLCAIHAKRVTIMPKDMQLARRIRGERA, from the coding sequence ATGGCGAGAACCAAGCAAACTGCTCGCAAGTCAACCGGTGGAAAAGCACCAAGGAAGCAGTTGGCGACAAAGGCGGCGAGGAAATCAGCTCCGGCGACCGGAGGAGTGAAGAAGCCACACAGATTCAGGCCAGGAACCGTGGCGCTAAGAGAGATCCGTAAGTACCAAAAAAGTACGGAGCTTTTGATCCGCAAACTTCCATTTCAGAGGCTTGTGAGAGAAATCGCTCAAGATTTCAAGACGGATTTGAGATTCCAGAGCAGTGCTGTTGCTGCACTTCAAGAGGCCTCAGAGGCTTACTTGGTGGGTTTGTTTGAAGATACTAATTTGTGTGCAATTCATGCTAAGAGGGTTACAATTATGCCTAAGGATATGCAATTGGCTAGGAGGATTAGAGGCGAGAGAGCTTAG
- the LOC111890596 gene encoding thioredoxin domain-containing protein 9 homolog: MENRVQEIIEQQVLSVAKAVEEKIDDEIAALEKLDLDDIEVLRERRLQQMKKMAEKRSRWVSLGHGDYSEIFSEKDFFSIVKASDRVVCHFYRENWPCKVVDKHLGILAKQHIETRFIKIQAEKSPFLAEKLKIVVLPTIALIKNAKVEDYVVGFDELGGSDDFSTEELEERLGKGEVIFFEGESSLKPSKKPQTRNVRHGSKSNDDSDSE; this comes from the exons ATGGAGAATAGGGTTCAAGAG ATCATCGAGCAGCAAGTGCTGAGTGTTGCCAAAGCTGTAGAGGAGAAGATCGATGATGAAATCGCGGCTTTGGAGAAGTTGGATTTAGACGACATTGAGGTCCTGAGAGAGCGCCGATTGCAACAGATGAAGAAGATGGCGGAAAAACGGAGCCGTTGGGTTTCCCTTGGCCACGGAGATTACTCTGAGATATTCTCCGAGAAGGATTTCTTCTCCATTGTTAAGGCCAGCGATCGCGTTGTTTGCCATTTCTATCGTGAAAATTGGCCTTGCAAG GTAGTGGACAAACACTTGGGGATATTGGCAAAACAGCATATCGAGACGCGATTCATCAAGATTCAAGCAGAGAAAAGCCCATTCTTGGCTGAGAAGCTCAAGATTGTTGTTCTTCCAACAATTGCTCTTATAAAGAATGCCAAAGTTGAAGATTATGTG GTGGGGTTTGATGagcttggtgggagtgatgatttTAGCACGGAAGAACTGGAGGAGAGATTGGGGAAAGGTGAAGTTATATTTTTTGAAGGCGAATCATCCTTAAAACCATCAAAAAAGCCTCAAACAAGAAACGTTAGACATGGCTCCAAGTCTAATGATGATTCGGATTCTGAGTAA
- the LOC111890599 gene encoding histone H3.2: MARTKQTARKSTGGKAPRKQLATKAARKSAPATGGVKKPHRFRPGTVALREIRKYQKSTELLIRKLPFQRLVREIAQDFKTDLRFQSSAVAALQEASEAYLVGLFEDTNLCAIHAKRVTIMPKDMQLARRIRGERA; the protein is encoded by the coding sequence ATGGCGAGAACCAAGCAAACTGCTCGCAAATCAACCGGTGGAAAAGCACCAAGGAAGCAGTTGGCTACAAAGGCGGCGAGGAAATCAGCTCCGGCGACCGGAGGAGTGAAGAAGCCACACAGATTCAGGCCAGGAACTGTTGCACTAAGAGAGATCCGTAAGTACCAAAAAAGTACCGAGCTTTTGATCCGCAAGCTTCCATTTCAGAGACTTGTGAGAGAAATCGCTCAGGATTTCAAGACGGATTTGAGGTTCCAGAGCAGTGCTGTTGCTGCACTTCAAGAGGCGTCGGAGGCTTACTTGGTGGGTTTGTTTGAAGATACTAATTTGTGTGCGATTCATGCTAAGAGGGTTACAATTATGCCTAAGGATATGCAATTGGCTAGGAGGATTAGAGGGGAAAGGGCTTAG